A genomic stretch from Lepisosteus oculatus isolate fLepOcu1 chromosome 7, fLepOcu1.hap2, whole genome shotgun sequence includes:
- the LOC102685198 gene encoding polycystin family receptor for egg jelly produces MDLEAMTLSPNNACHPDQFEIRWPPSSKATVEIMPELLKGGAVYHFRLSVQKDGRESHFNQAINVLPGPQPEIQLYCIENCDQLLNPSNRFVLSCACISCSTDSQPNVEWYLLAGKNATEIAIDWAANTTTGRFNKYLSINAFVFQKSIGSTFELQVKVSTRSGLSSMQRYFFSVNEPPKMGNCQVIPSNGIALLTEFVVQCSGFVDDNHPLMYKVKACVDDSKRVIVNSLQDNSCGTILYLGYSSTSQPFLLPPGIASEDNMVTLYVHVSDQLGAYTLKVLQVKVKYSLGFSMAAKLGEIEKGPLAASIAGEDYMKTNQLIFSIASILNAPDYAIGLAKKTELRESLLKTASSIPVHSFVDVSQVASSINKITEVSSDINKNIGELAVGKLMEITFAFLKYATQDIGTEITENVGGAILSAVSNVVDGFTVSNALSTAEVTYKISSTKDIFTVLQSLSDGILEGKVPGENVTVLQSKMLNISNTKSEQSNIMNSFIGDSHCSSCFKPRLPANSAFSPDATLSVSIYTFVEDPYPWLLSGDNVSTVVSAFQVHVLRGDGNTTDLVIENFEMVMQNKYSPQLLPIVLEKDKSRGLSGAISFDIMPDPDAVLIIQLFPEFNVSFSVNIHLCDEDLHSKPFATYLLPHNNTRTLVQHDQRSNTSIHFVEHQEPYVVQIPQALPILENTMCKVSIFIKTAEQSMMTEMLNVSVLSAFCLDFDGWSNSWKKHTCKVGALTNKDRVHCICSTVATTKSKSEQITFLRSIFGKIIVIPNVVDLRKIGSLFGTIHRNWITLITVCIIYAAYGCLAVWASKKAKSDVSNKDQVMVLPDNDPFDKYCYLLTVYTGSRVGAGTSADVFCELTGSCGKSSTHLLKCSLYTALQRDDVDTFLLSTETDLGDIESVRFWHNNAGLSPEWYLSRVKVENLYNKQTWYFLCRRWFAINKGDGNLDHTFTVSGREAAVRRHDVFEILLSIYLKDNSLWFSIFAQVIRSKFTRLQRLSCCLAMLMSSLVTSIVLFKKERYTGYSELQLLQSVMVGIESSLVTVPVHLLLSSLFKYAEKDESAPIYSPFHCVAEYLAEMSGEARSINKWIVSNTVSQPRNWRQRLQRWHTSEGIADLDNVKTVQSSDSRSVKSSSMNTNTSGFPTELTTASNCVLPSHITDSIFEEDEDDRSFNPKKRSKQTVHRKINTPPSKEAVEKDSKVRKLQRRFKTVAKNSDASLSFWCSCAAWCLTIICTGVSGFFIVVYGLSYGPDMSLKWFVASVVSMAQSILILQPLKVALLSALFSFWPRCCKDLPWPSSCTVREIDIDQVPETAEDMRDMHYELTTVRNSRKYQPLKEDEIQVMRRRDVVKIKAFTFCRGICSHFIFLFLVFQVTYTNKNTAAFFYNTLIKKTFSEGISQVDNINSFYTWVNNIYLPLLQSPHQSLFRAEINSFIVGLPRMRQIRANQTEFFSANHYTTFYEAVVTKVSHHPKYGKDQEDKKNYSYSWEILDNETAVENISRHSGWVYEKDSFPWNYYSHGEQQVYAKGGYTVYFFPSLSLNNSLEKLLHLKTNNWFDYWTSAVILELTIFNPDAGLFCPISIIFEWNPAGGITGSVRVTSFEMLSLEHLTGARTVSIATLTVFLIVYTVDECLTIIWEKGRYIKKITNHINLILNCVLLTAVSFYMYKIRLSSDMLHFYTVNKQSFIPFHVLASLDKALKTTLGVLAFFSILKTLRYASCLYSVRLAQRSIQIALSGVCSMALVAILFFFIYMAFGYLVFGQYDWNFCSFNNAAQTVMSYCVLSFQNTEFANQMFLGGLYLTSFMVVMICILINLFQAVLILAFKEMRNPVYEDPSEEAEVVSFLSKKLLRMWHSLWGRVIEEEEEMLNIALYGQPNRAHTEKPTGLKTKTLKGKKVLYLQM; encoded by the coding sequence ATGGATCTTGAGGCTATGACACTCTCTCCGAATAACGCATGTCACCCGGACCAGTTTGAAATCAGATGGCCACCATCATCAAAAGCTACAGTTGAAATCATGCCTGAATTGTTGAAAGGAGGTGCTGTATATCATTTTCGTCTATCAGTTCAAAAAGATGGCAGGGAGAGTCATTTTAACCAAGCAATAAATGTTTTACCTGGACCACAGCCTGAAATTCAACTCTACTGCATTGAGAACTGTGATCAATTGCTGAACCCGTCAAATAGATTTGTGCTTTCCTGTGCTTGCATTTCCTGTAGCACTGACAGCCAGCCCAACGTTGAATGGTATTTATTGGCTGGTAAAAATGCAACTGAAATTGCAATTGATTGGGCAGCCAACACTACAACAGGAAGATTTAACAAATACCTTTCAATAAACGCTTTTGTGTTTCAGAAGAGCATAGGCAGCACATTTGAGTTGCAGGTCAAAGTAAGCACAAGGAGTGGACTCTCAAGCATGCAGAGGTATTTCTTCAGTGTTAATGAACCTCCTAAGATGGGAAACTGCCAAGTGATCCCCAGCAATGGTATCGCATTACTAACAGAATTTGTTGTACAGTGTTCAGGGTTTGTGGATGATAATCATCCTCTTATGTATAAAGTTAAAGCCTGTGTAGATGACTCCAAGAGGGTAATTGTAAACTCATTACAAGATAATTCATGTGGTACAATTTTGTATCTTGGTTACAGCTCCACATCACAGCCTTTCTTACTTCCTCCTGGGATTGCTTCAGAAGACAACATggtgaccttatatgtccatgtGTCTGATCAGCTTGGGGCATACACACTGAAGGTGCTACAGGTTAAAGTTAAATATAGCTTGGGGTTCTCTATGGCTGCAAAACTTGGTGAAATTGAAAAAGGTCCCCTTGCTGCCTCCATTGCAGGAGAAGACTAcatgaaaacaaatcaattgATCTTTTCCATTGCATCAATTTTAAATGCCCCTGATTATGCCATAGGTTTGGCCAAGAAAACAGAACTGCGAGAATCTCTTCTGAAAACGGCTTCCAGCATTCCTGTCCATTCCTTTGTGGACGTTAGTCAGGTGGCATcaagtataaataaaataacagaagtAAGCAGTGACATAAACAAGAACATTGGAGAACTAGCTGTGGGAAAACTTATGGAAATCACTTTTGCTTTTTTGAAGTATGCAACGCAAGATATTGGCAcagaaataacagaaaatgtagGTGGTGCCATCTTGTCTGCTGTGAGTAATGTAGTTGATGGATTTACAGTCTCTAATGCATTAAGTACAGCAGAAGTTACATATAAAATCAGTTCTACGAAAGACATTTTCACTGTCCTGCAGTCTCTGAGTGACGGGATTTTGGAAGGAAAAGTTCCTGGAGAGAATGTAACTGTTTTGCAGTCCAAGATGTTGAACATCAGTAATACGAAATCTGAGCAATCAAACATAATGAATTCCTTTATAGGTGACAGTCACTGCTCAAGCTGTTTCAAACCCAGACTACCAGCAAATTCTGCCTTTTCGCCTGATGCTACCCTTTCAGTTTCCATTTACACCTTTGTAGAGGATCCTTACCCCTGGCTTTTGAGTGGAGACAATGTCTCAACTGTGGTTTCAGCCTTTCAAGTCCATGTTTTAAGAGGAGATGGAAATACAACTGATCTAGTTATAGAGAATTTTGAAATGGtgatgcaaaacaaatattCCCCTCAATTGCTACCAATTGTTCTTGAAAAGGATAAGTCAAGAGGTTTAAGTGGGGCCATCAGTTTTGATATAATGCCAGATCCTGATGCAGTTTTAATTATACAGTTATTTCCAGAATTCAATGTTTCTTTCTCAGTTAACATTCATCTCTGTGATGAAGATTTACATTCAAAACCTTTTGCAACTTACTTACTACCGCACAACAATACCAGAACTCTAGTGCAACATGATCAGAGAAGCAACACCAGCATCCATTTTGTTGAACATCAAGAACCGTATGTGGTTCAGATACCTCAAGCACTTCCAATCCTGGAGAACACTATGTGCAAAGTCagcattttcattaaaacagcTGAACAATCAATGATGACAGAGATGttaaatgtttcagttttatCTGCATTTTGTTTAGACTTTGATGGCTGGTCTAACAGTTGGAAAAAACATACTTGCAAAGTAGGAGCTCTTACTAACAAAGATAGAGTTCACTGCATTTGCAGTACTGTAGCCACCACAAAATCCAAATCAGAGCAAATTACCTTTCTAAGGTCCATATTTGGGAAGATTATTGTGATTCCCAATGTTGTGGATCTCAGAAAAATTGGAAGCCTCTTTGGGACCATTCATAGAAATTGGATCACGCTGATTACAGTCTGTATTATATATGCTGCATATGGGTGCTTAGCTGTATGGGCTTCCAAAAAGGCTAAAAGTGATGTAAGTAACAAAGATCAAGTCATGGTATTACCAGACAATGACCCTTTTGATAAATATTGCTATCTATTAACTGTTTACACTGGAAGTAGGGTTGGAGCAGGAACTAGTGCTGATGTTTTCTGTGAACTTACAGGAAGCTGTGGTAAAAGCAGTACTCACCTTCTAAAGTGCTCACTTTATACAGCTCTCCAACGAGATGATGTAGACACCTTCTTACTTTCAACAGAGACTGACTTAGGAGACATAGAGTCTGTCAGGTTTTGGCACAATAATGCTGGGCTTTCCCCTGAATGGTATCTCAGTCGGGTCAAGGTTGAGAACCTTTACAATAAGCAGACGTGGTACTTCTTGTGTCGGAGATGGTTTGCCATCAACAAAGGAGATGGGAACCTAGACCACACCTTTACAGTCTCAGGTCGGGAGGCTGCAGTACGAAGGCATGATGTTTTTGAAATACTGCTTTCGATCTACTTGAAGGACAATAGCCTGTGGTTTTCCATATTTGCACAAGTCATTCGGAGCAAATTCACCCGGCTTCAGCGACTCTCATGTTGCTTGGCAATGTTGATGAGCAGTCTGGTTACCAGTATTGTACTGTTCAAGAAAGAGAGATATACAGGGTACAGTGAATTACAGCTCTTGCAGTCTGTCATGGTTGGTATTGAGAGCTCTTTAGTGACAGTACCAGTACATCTTCTTTTAAGCAGTTTATTTAAGTATGCAGAAAAAGATGAAAGTGCTCCCATATACTCTCCATTCCATTGTGTGGCAGAATACCTAGCAGAGATGAGTGGGGAAGCAAGGTCAATCAATAAGTGGATAGTGAGCAATACTGTTTCTCAACCAAGAAATTGGAGACAGCGCCTTCAGAGATGGCACACATCAGAAGGTATTGCTGATTTAGACAATGTCAAGACTGTGCAGAGCTCTGACTCAAGGAGTGTAAAGTCTTCCTCAATGAACACTAATACATCAGGCTTTCCTACTGAGCTGACCACAGCTTCAAACTGTGTGTTGCCATCACACATTACAGATTCTATTTTTGAAGAAGATGAGGATGACCGTTCCTTCAACCCTAAAAAAAGAAGCAAGCAGACagttcacagaaaaataaacacgCCTCCAAGTAAAGAAGCTGTGGAGAAGGACTCAAAAGTAAGGAAGCTACAGAGACGTTTCAAAACCGTTGCTAAAAATTCAGATGCATCTCTGTCCTTCTGGTGTTCATGTGCTGCATGGTGCCTCACCATCATCTGTACAGGTGTATCAGGCTTCTTTATAGTTGTCTATGGTCTATCATATGGTCCAGACATGTCACTGAAATGGTTTGTTGCCTCAGTAGTTTCAATGGCTCAGAGCATACTGATTTTGCAGCCTCTAAAGGTAGCCTTATTATctgctttgttttccttttggcCAAGATGTTGTAAAGACCTGCCTTGGCCCAGTTCATGCACAGTACGAGAAATTGACATTGACCAGGTTCCAGAGACAGCTGAGGACATGAGAGACATGCACTATGAACTGACGACAGTTCGCAACAGCAGAAAGTATCAACCCTTGAaagaagatgaaatccaagtcaTGCGGAGAAGAGATGTTGTTAAAATTAAAGCATTCACTTTTTGCAGAGGAATATGCAGCCATTTCATATTTCTCTTTTTGGTTTTTCAAGTAACatacacaaacaaaaacacagcagcaTTCTTTTATAACACCTtaattaaaaagacattttcagaGGGTATAAGCCAAGTTGATAATATTAATTCATTCTACACATGGGTGaacaacatttatttaccaTTGCTGCAGAGTCCACACCAATCTCTTTTCCGGGCAGAAATTAATTCCTTTATTGTTGGTCTGCCAAGAATGAGGCAAATTAGAGCAAATCAGACAGAGTTCTTCAGTGCAAATCATTACACAACTTTCTATGAAGCTGTAGTCACAAAAGTCAGTCACCATCCTAAATATGGAAAGGACCAGGAAGATAAAAAGAATTACAGCTATTCATGGGAAATTCTGGACAATGAGACTGCAGTTGAAAATATTAGCAGGCATTCTGGATGGGTCTATGAAAAAGACTCTTTCCCATGGAATTATTATAGTCATGGAGAGCAGCAGGTTTATGCAAAAGGAGGCTACACAGTATACTTCTTCCCTTCTTTAAGCCTTAATAATTCCCTGGAAAAGCTTCTGCATCTGAAGACCAATAATTGGTTTGATTACTGGACCTCGGCTGTCATTTTGGAACTTACAATATTCAACCCTGATGCTGGATTATTCTGCCCCATTTCAATTATATTTGAATGGAATCCAGCAGGCGGCATCACTGGGTCAGTAAGAGTCACCTCCTTTGAAATGTTGTCTCTTGAACATCTTACTGGTGCTAGGACTGTCTCAATTGCCACGTTAACAGTTTTTCTAATTGTGTACACAGTTGACGAATGCCTTACAATTATATGGGAGAAGGgaagatatataaaaaaaattacaaatcacATTaacttaattttgaactgtgttcTCTTGACAGCTGTGAGCTTCTACATGTATAAGATACGGCTATCTTCGGACATGCTCCATTTTTACACAGTCAATAAGCAGTCATTTATACCATTTCATGTCCTGGCTTCTCTTGATAAGGCACTAAAAACCACTTTAGGAGttttagcatttttcagcatcttAAAAACCCTCCGCTATGCTTCATGTTTGTATAGTGTTCGACTTGCCCAGAGATCCATCCAGATAGCCCTGTCTGGAGTCTGTTCTATGGCCCTTGTAGCAATACTGTTCTTCTTCATTTACATGGCCTTTGGATACTTAGTGTTTGGCCAGTATGACTGGAATTTCTGCAGCTTCAATAATGCAGCACAAACAGTTATGTCCTACTGTGTTCTCTCTTTCCAAAACACTGAGTTTGCCAATCAAATGTTTCTTGGGGGCCTTTATCTGACATCTTTTATGGTAGTCATGATTTGCATTTTAATCAACCTTTTCCAGGCTGTTCTAATTTTGGCCTTTAAGGAAATGAGGAATCCAGTCTATGAAGATCCTTCAGAAGAGGCAGAAGTTGTGTCCTTTTTGTCCAAGAAACTCTTGAGAATGTGGCATTCTCTGTGGGGCAGGGTGATTGAGGAAGAAGAAGAGATGTTAAACATTGCACTCTATGGTCAACCTAATAGAGCCCATACAGAAAAGCCGACAGGTTTAAAGACAAAAACACTCAAAGGCAAAAAAGTGCtttatttacaaatgtaa
- the cdpf1 gene encoding cysteine-rich DPF motif domain-containing protein 1 — MEEDKDGQSQRRFTCKFCDFSASYTYYGQKPPNTRAIVLLEECFVTKDPFSPNKEKFLVLGSHCSLCGKTVCVGTECSLFYTKRFCLSCVREHLEEFPQQIQAELKKKKQAQKTLVTQ, encoded by the exons ATGGAAGAGGACAAAGATGGACAGTCACAGAGACGGTTTACCTGTAAATTCTGTGACTTCTCAGCTTCTTATACATATTATGGGCAGAAGCCACCCAACACCAGGGCCATTGT TCTTCTGGAGGAGTGCTTTGTAACGAAGGATCCCTTTAGTCCCAACAAGGAGAAATTCTTGGTTTTAGGATCACATTGCAGTCTGTGCGGCAAAACCGTTTGTGTTGGGACG GAGTGCAGCCTGTTCTACACAAAGCGCTTTTGCTTGTCCTGTGTCAGGGAGCACTTGGAAGAGTTTCCCCAGCAAATCCAGGCGGAgcttaaaaagaagaaacaggCACAGAAGACTCTAGTCACCCAGTGA